One genomic region from Pirellulales bacterium encodes:
- a CDS encoding VWA domain-containing protein — protein MNTIHTLSYRRGATLMLAAFLMIVLMAMVAFGVDCGYMLLVRTQLQVAADSSALAAAQVIGSPLTDPTTKAKEYAGYHCAGGRPIQLNNADVEYGTWDATSRQFEPSAALGNAIRITTRLDANHGGQAPTFFGRVLGLNGFDAQAQAIAMGNPRDICFVVDLSGSMNDDTTRGWSDNGNPSGQYGSTEKSMMEQVFSDFGFGAYPGTVESVGEPLGVNSYSKLIASSGPLTKSQVTVKIGGISVTVPIPSAYRIKKSDSSATKKKKAYSWLMDVQIPGIMPNAKPAPNSGSSSSYSYWKSYLDEVVNRNSTIGYRSYVNFMMLNGRDGKPDGSMLTPLSANSSDCPMHSESTAGGTFNFPPSEQPTHAARRSVIAALQEVLKRNSTIPDAAQRDWVSIVTFDKDTTPSNLTPLVPLTSSYTAAMQACTTMQAVAEGSASTATETGLIAGYNHIKPKSQGGQGRENTQKVVVLLTDGMPNLKTSSGSTISSYRSSNPSGNYYGGSSNYNQDAALMQADTMNSGRWKMYPVPLGLAADSDFMDRMARMGGTANDNGESPHSSGDPSEYENELSAIFKKIVDNPQVRMVQ, from the coding sequence TTGAATACAATTCACACTCTGTCATATCGGCGCGGCGCCACGCTAATGCTGGCGGCATTTTTAATGATCGTCCTGATGGCCATGGTGGCTTTTGGCGTCGATTGCGGCTATATGCTGCTCGTACGAACGCAACTGCAAGTGGCTGCAGATTCCTCGGCGCTGGCCGCGGCCCAAGTAATCGGCTCGCCCCTGACCGATCCTACGACTAAAGCGAAGGAGTACGCCGGCTATCACTGTGCTGGCGGGCGACCAATTCAACTCAACAACGCGGACGTGGAATATGGAACCTGGGACGCCACGTCGCGACAATTTGAGCCATCGGCCGCGTTGGGCAATGCCATTCGCATTACCACTCGGCTCGACGCCAATCACGGCGGTCAGGCGCCCACGTTCTTCGGCCGCGTGCTTGGTCTGAACGGATTCGATGCCCAAGCTCAAGCGATTGCGATGGGCAATCCCCGCGATATTTGCTTCGTCGTTGATCTCTCTGGTTCGATGAACGACGACACGACGCGCGGCTGGTCCGACAACGGCAACCCCAGCGGCCAATACGGCAGCACCGAAAAATCGATGATGGAGCAGGTGTTCAGCGATTTTGGCTTCGGAGCTTATCCGGGCACTGTCGAATCCGTCGGCGAACCGCTGGGCGTAAACTCATATAGCAAACTGATTGCCAGTAGCGGGCCGCTCACCAAGTCGCAAGTAACCGTCAAGATTGGCGGCATTTCAGTGACCGTTCCCATACCCAGCGCCTATCGCATCAAGAAGAGCGACTCGAGTGCCACGAAAAAGAAAAAGGCCTACAGTTGGTTGATGGACGTGCAAATTCCAGGCATCATGCCCAATGCCAAGCCAGCACCCAATAGCGGAAGTAGCTCGAGTTACTCCTACTGGAAAAGCTATCTCGACGAGGTTGTGAACCGAAATTCAACCATCGGCTATCGCTCCTACGTCAACTTCATGATGCTAAACGGTCGCGACGGCAAGCCCGACGGCTCGATGCTCACGCCATTGTCGGCAAATAGCTCGGACTGCCCGATGCACAGCGAAAGCACCGCGGGCGGCACGTTCAACTTTCCACCCTCGGAGCAACCGACCCATGCGGCTCGGAGATCGGTCATTGCCGCACTGCAGGAAGTACTGAAGAGGAATTCAACGATTCCCGACGCTGCACAGCGCGATTGGGTTTCGATTGTGACGTTTGACAAAGACACTACGCCGTCGAACCTTACACCGCTGGTTCCGCTAACGAGCAGCTACACTGCCGCGATGCAGGCCTGCACGACAATGCAAGCCGTCGCCGAAGGGAGTGCCAGCACCGCTACCGAAACGGGGCTCATCGCAGGGTACAATCACATCAAGCCGAAGAGCCAAGGAGGCCAAGGCCGCGAGAATACCCAAAAAGTGGTGGTGTTGCTGACCGACGGGATGCCGAACCTGAAAACGAGCAGCGGCAGCACGATTTCCAGCTATCGCAGCAGTAATCCGAGCGGCAACTATTACGGCGGCAGCAGCAACTACAATCAGGACGCCGCATTAATGCAAGCCGACACCATGAATTCAGGGCGTTGGAAGATGTATCCAGTGCCGCTTGGCCTGGCCGCCGACTCCGACTTCATGGATCGCATGGCCCGGATGGGAGGCACCGCCAACGACAATGGTGAAAGCCCGCACAGCAGCGGCGACCCCAGCGAGTACGAAAACGAATTGTCGGCGATCTTCAAGAAGATCGTGGATAATCCGCAAGTGCGAATGGTGCAATAA
- a CDS encoding HTTM domain-containing protein yields MTGYFRELRQGAWDGWNRFWFSPSDPATLGLLRILAGAMLFYTHLVWTLGLEDFFGNSHPWLTREAISALPGHATTKWSYFYLIDSPAMLWCVHIAALIVFALLTIGLWSRVMSILAFIASVSYIHRASLAQFGLDDTNVMLAMYLMVGPSGAAYSVDRWLKRRRKHRELAIETSIGANLAVRLIQVHMCVVYLFSGIGKLVGDPWWDGTAIWGAVANLEYQSVDMTWLGRHPWIMAILTHVTVFWETFYCALIWPRLARPIMLAIAVALHLSIGAFLGMWTFGLAMLIGNAAFISPWVVRRVIEGKSHASSGLMQLAGTTKETHDQAPKRQKNLERAGR; encoded by the coding sequence GTGACAGGCTATTTTCGCGAATTGCGGCAAGGCGCTTGGGATGGTTGGAACCGGTTTTGGTTTTCGCCCAGCGATCCCGCGACGCTCGGTCTGCTGCGAATTCTGGCTGGCGCGATGCTGTTTTACACCCATTTGGTGTGGACCCTCGGGCTGGAAGACTTCTTCGGCAATAGCCATCCATGGTTGACCCGTGAAGCCATTTCGGCGCTGCCGGGCCACGCGACGACCAAATGGAGCTATTTCTACCTTATTGACTCGCCAGCAATGTTGTGGTGCGTTCATATTGCAGCGTTGATCGTCTTTGCGCTGCTGACGATTGGGTTGTGGAGCCGCGTCATGTCGATCTTGGCGTTCATCGCGAGCGTCTCGTATATCCACCGCGCATCGCTCGCTCAATTTGGCCTGGACGACACGAACGTCATGCTGGCGATGTATCTGATGGTTGGTCCCAGCGGGGCCGCTTACTCGGTGGATCGCTGGCTCAAGCGGCGTCGCAAGCACCGTGAATTGGCAATAGAAACCAGCATTGGCGCAAATCTCGCCGTTCGATTGATTCAAGTCCACATGTGCGTCGTCTATCTGTTTTCGGGCATTGGAAAGCTTGTGGGCGACCCGTGGTGGGATGGTACGGCGATCTGGGGAGCCGTGGCAAACCTCGAATATCAGTCGGTCGACATGACATGGTTGGGGCGTCATCCGTGGATCATGGCGATTCTTACGCACGTCACCGTGTTCTGGGAAACGTTCTATTGCGCTCTGATCTGGCCGCGACTGGCGCGGCCAATCATGCTGGCCATTGCCGTGGCCTTGCATTTGAGTATTGGCGCCTTTCTTGGCATGTGGACATTTGGGCTGGCGATGCTCATTGGCAATGCAGCATTCATTTCGCCGTGGGTCGTACGGCGCGTGATCGAAGGGAAGTCGCACGCATCTAGTGGCTTGATGCAGCTAGCCGGAACCACAAAGGAGACCCACGATCAAGCACCTAAGCGGCAGAAAAACTTGGAACGCGCCGGGCGATAA
- a CDS encoding TIGR03000 domain-containing protein gives MVRNLKFVLAAVVGIAVAACDVNRADAFWGRHGSWGSSGGSWGSSGGSWGSWGSSGGSWGHHRWHSSGGSWGSSGGSWGSSGGSSGGYAVYYGSSGGSSGGSWGSSGGSSGGTVIYDGPAHAAPAAPAAPTPAPGTTAPVPGAAPSGDTPPAPMPGSVYRRLGGDHLAMISVNVPGDAKVFVNGAATTSTGAERQFVSRGLSTGNRYTYEVRAEMQRNGETVTETKSITLGMGEQAHLAFNFNTAAPVAKGEKAKTKLTLRVPADAKVFLSGRETSSTGEVREFTTSKLAPGAEWNDYTVRVVANLDGREVTKEETLTLIGGEDRELNMDFGSTEIAQTAAVTR, from the coding sequence ATGGTCAGGAATTTGAAGTTTGTGTTGGCCGCGGTCGTAGGAATTGCCGTTGCGGCCTGCGATGTCAACCGAGCCGACGCCTTCTGGGGGCGTCACGGAAGTTGGGGTTCCAGCGGCGGAAGCTGGGGATCGAGTGGTGGAAGCTGGGGATCTTGGGGTTCCAGCGGCGGAAGTTGGGGACATCATCGTTGGCATAGCAGCGGCGGAAGCTGGGGCTCTAGCGGTGGTAGCTGGGGTTCCTCGGGTGGAAGCTCCGGCGGATACGCTGTGTACTACGGCAGCAGCGGCGGCTCGAGCGGCGGAAGTTGGGGTTCCAGCGGCGGAAGCTCGGGGGGTACCGTGATCTATGACGGCCCTGCGCATGCCGCACCGGCCGCACCGGCCGCACCGACCCCGGCTCCTGGCACTACGGCACCCGTTCCTGGGGCTGCGCCGAGCGGCGACACGCCACCGGCTCCGATGCCAGGTTCCGTGTATCGTCGTTTGGGCGGCGATCATCTTGCGATGATTAGCGTGAATGTGCCGGGCGACGCAAAAGTCTTCGTCAACGGCGCTGCCACCACCAGCACCGGCGCGGAGCGACAATTTGTCAGCCGCGGCCTGTCCACGGGCAATCGGTACACTTATGAAGTGCGCGCCGAAATGCAACGCAATGGCGAAACCGTGACTGAAACCAAGAGCATCACATTGGGCATGGGCGAACAAGCACACTTGGCTTTCAACTTCAACACCGCAGCACCGGTGGCGAAGGGTGAAAAGGCCAAGACCAAGCTGACCCTGCGAGTTCCGGCCGATGCGAAGGTTTTTCTCTCGGGCCGGGAAACCAGCTCGACGGGCGAAGTACGTGAATTCACAACGTCGAAACTAGCTCCTGGCGCCGAGTGGAACGACTACACCGTGCGAGTCGTGGCCAACCTCGACGGCCGGGAAGTGACCAAGGAAGAAACTCTTACGCTAATCGGCGGCGAAGACCGCGAGCTAAACATGGATTTCGGCTCGACGGAAATCGCACAAACGGCAGCGGTGACTCGCTGA
- a CDS encoding FtsW/RodA/SpoVE family cell cycle protein produces the protein MDGSLFSRPFPLSIVLPGAAIMASGIAVLHRSEQITESSGRLLPQQLVWMALGLFLAGSVVAIGYRCIARWSATILLVAIAALIAVYVFPPVNGAHRWIRFGSVGLQPSEFAKLAYILALARYAMHRDLSAGFSILLPPLAMAIVPMLLILPEPDLGTSLVFLPVMFAMLFAAGARQRDLFRLTAAGLLLVPLLWSQMSREQRSRITALGEQNGPHDKPTADGFHLDQAKRMFAAGGFCGSLFAIASDDDFPPCRVPEPFTDSVFCVLGERFGLLGCGVLLLLFGLLIHGCVGIAAVSDEPFGRLVAVGVAALFATEVLVNTGMLAGLLPITGLSLPLVSYGGSGLIAHLISLGLVASIARR, from the coding sequence ATGGATGGCTCGTTGTTTTCTCGCCCATTCCCTCTGTCAATCGTGCTGCCGGGCGCTGCCATCATGGCCAGTGGCATCGCGGTGCTCCATCGCAGTGAGCAAATCACCGAAAGCTCCGGCCGATTGCTGCCGCAGCAACTGGTATGGATGGCATTGGGGCTGTTCCTGGCCGGAAGCGTCGTTGCGATCGGTTACCGTTGCATTGCGCGCTGGAGCGCGACGATTCTCTTGGTTGCGATTGCCGCGTTGATCGCAGTGTATGTGTTTCCACCGGTCAACGGCGCGCATCGCTGGATTCGCTTCGGCAGCGTTGGTTTGCAGCCTTCGGAATTCGCGAAGCTCGCCTATATTTTGGCACTTGCACGTTATGCAATGCACCGCGATTTGAGCGCTGGCTTCTCGATACTGCTTCCTCCGCTGGCGATGGCCATCGTGCCGATGTTGCTCATCTTGCCAGAGCCCGACTTAGGAACGTCGCTCGTTTTTTTACCGGTCATGTTCGCCATGTTGTTTGCCGCCGGCGCTCGCCAGCGAGATTTGTTTCGACTGACGGCCGCCGGCCTGTTGCTCGTTCCGCTGCTCTGGAGCCAGATGAGCCGCGAGCAACGATCGCGGATTACCGCCTTAGGGGAGCAAAATGGCCCGCACGACAAGCCCACGGCCGACGGATTTCACCTCGACCAAGCGAAACGCATGTTCGCTGCGGGTGGATTTTGCGGAAGTCTATTTGCGATCGCCAGCGATGATGATTTTCCTCCTTGTCGCGTGCCAGAACCTTTTACGGATTCGGTTTTCTGCGTGCTCGGCGAACGGTTCGGCCTGCTTGGCTGTGGAGTTCTGCTACTACTTTTTGGTTTGCTGATTCACGGTTGCGTTGGCATTGCCGCCGTCAGCGACGAGCCATTCGGTCGGTTGGTCGCTGTCGGTGTTGCTGCGTTATTTGCCACGGAAGTTCTCGTGAATACGGGTATGCTGGCTGGTCTGCTCCCGATCACCGGCCTGTCACTCCCGCTGGTCAGCTACGGCGGCTCCGGCCTGATCGCGCATCTGATTTCGCTGGGTTTGGTCGCCAGCATCGCTCGCCGATGA
- the hydA gene encoding dihydropyrimidinase: MPLLIKNGRIITATADGVADIWCAGESISTIGRNLPVPPQAEVIDADGKYVFPGFIDPHVHIYLPFMGTLAKDTYATASRAALVGGTTTLIEMVCPARGDDPLDAYELWKSKAAGQSACDYAFHMGVTRFDDKTPDQLRTIVEDGTTSFKIFLAYQGAFGIDDTELYRTLELAKNLGVIVTAHCENAQLVAQLQHQLLAAGKTGPEWHEPSRPTRVEAEGVHHLATFAGLTGARVYVVHTSCNDALRVAEAARNRGVQMWVETVIPYLILDKTHAELPDFEGAKYVMSPPLRDQCNQPALWNGLQTGLISTVATDHAPFDYHGQKDMGRGDFTKIPNGIPSVEDRVNLLYTYGVCRGKLDLATFVATASTNAAKIFGLFPRKGAILPGSDADLVIYDPTYRGQISAKTQHMNVDYSGFEGFAIEGRPSTVVVRGKVQVRDGGFVGDDSRGRMLKRRPAHR, encoded by the coding sequence ATGCCTCTGCTCATCAAAAATGGTCGAATCATCACCGCGACGGCCGATGGCGTGGCTGACATCTGGTGCGCAGGAGAGTCGATTTCCACGATCGGCCGGAATTTGCCAGTTCCCCCTCAGGCCGAAGTGATCGACGCCGACGGCAAGTACGTCTTCCCCGGCTTTATCGATCCGCACGTCCACATCTATCTGCCCTTTATGGGCACTTTGGCGAAGGACACCTACGCAACGGCCAGTCGCGCCGCGTTGGTCGGCGGCACGACGACGCTCATCGAAATGGTCTGCCCGGCTCGCGGCGACGATCCACTGGATGCGTATGAACTTTGGAAATCGAAAGCCGCGGGACAATCGGCCTGCGACTATGCGTTTCACATGGGTGTCACTCGGTTCGACGACAAGACGCCGGACCAACTGCGAACCATTGTCGAAGACGGCACGACGTCGTTCAAGATTTTCTTGGCTTACCAAGGGGCATTTGGCATCGATGACACCGAGTTGTATCGTACGCTTGAACTCGCCAAGAACCTGGGCGTGATCGTCACTGCCCACTGCGAAAACGCCCAGCTCGTGGCTCAGCTCCAACACCAATTGCTCGCCGCAGGCAAGACCGGCCCCGAGTGGCACGAACCGTCGCGGCCGACGCGCGTCGAAGCGGAAGGCGTACATCATCTGGCAACTTTCGCGGGGCTTACCGGCGCTCGCGTCTACGTGGTTCATACTTCCTGCAACGACGCCCTGCGCGTGGCTGAAGCTGCGCGCAATCGCGGCGTGCAAATGTGGGTCGAAACGGTCATCCCCTATCTGATCCTCGACAAGACCCATGCCGAGTTGCCCGATTTCGAGGGGGCCAAATATGTGATGTCGCCGCCGCTGCGCGATCAATGCAATCAGCCGGCGCTTTGGAACGGCTTGCAAACGGGCCTCATCAGCACGGTCGCCACCGACCACGCCCCGTTCGACTACCACGGCCAGAAGGACATGGGACGCGGCGATTTCACCAAAATCCCCAACGGCATTCCGAGTGTCGAAGATCGCGTCAACCTGCTGTACACCTACGGCGTGTGCCGCGGCAAGCTCGATCTGGCGACGTTCGTGGCGACGGCCAGCACGAACGCCGCGAAGATCTTTGGCCTGTTTCCACGGAAGGGCGCAATACTACCGGGGAGCGATGCCGACTTGGTCATTTACGATCCGACCTACCGCGGCCAAATCTCCGCGAAGACGCAACACATGAACGTCGATTACAGCGGATTCGAGGGCTTCGCGATTGAAGGCCGACCATCCACGGTCGTCGTCCGCGGCAAGGTTCAAGTCCGCGACGGCGGATTTGTCGGCGATGATTCGCGCGGCCGGATGTTGAAGCGCCGGCCGGCGCATCGCTGA
- a CDS encoding carbohydrate-binding protein, translating to MFMDISHSFRILSLMVVLAGSVSVAREIHVATDGHDFAMGSAEKPFKTISAAAQQAQPGDTITVHAGVYRERVDPPRGGTSPSQRITYRAADGEQVVITGSDSFKTWEKVSGDTWKLVLPNSYFGAFNPYAEKVHGDWFSDQGRGHHRGNVYRSGKWLAEAPNLDAVMKPAGENPMWFATVDGVAADGPLYLMNIVTIKPETGIAVTASKATQRKGTRNALCSEGGECVGFISQGDWLRYDGVDFGAETSKVTIRAAANSNAGGVIELRDGRFDGPLLGICEVQPTGDWQKWQDFTAAFQSTQVVKNLYLVFKSLPAAKAETKSLSENRPRRGEHAHFAPRPSQDGAGPQNEPIPDDSRSGSNAANKNTTIYAQFPGVDPNEGAVEVCIRPTVFTPEKTNIDYITIRGFELRNAATNWAAPTMGQVGLITAYWCKGWIIEDNEICYSRCGGVALGKYSDQWDGARGTTEGYYLTIEDALNEDGWSRDMIGSHVVRNNHIHHCGEVGIVGSLGCAFSRVEGNDIHDCNMQGIWGGAEMAGIKFHGAIDVVITNNHIHHNGHVGGLWLDWMAQGTQITHNLFHDNQGHDLFTEVDHGPFLVANNLFLSPGAYLTNSEGAAFAHNLVAGELHIIPDSRRTPFMKAHSTETIGLHNCPVGDARWYNNILARGANLGGYNQAGPDWPCLMEGNLFAKGGTPSRFETNSVVKSDFDIGARLTQKDDGWYLQLKTDPNWAVETKRQLVTTELLGKAVVPNQGFTNPDDSPLKIDTDYFGQKQDATNPFPGPFKTPVTGEIKVWPKP from the coding sequence ATGTTTATGGACATCTCGCATTCGTTCCGCATTCTGTCGCTGATGGTCGTCCTGGCGGGAAGCGTTTCCGTCGCCCGTGAAATCCACGTCGCGACCGACGGCCACGACTTCGCGATGGGTTCCGCGGAGAAGCCCTTCAAGACTATTTCCGCGGCGGCGCAACAAGCGCAGCCCGGCGACACGATCACCGTTCACGCCGGAGTTTACCGCGAGCGGGTCGATCCTCCGCGCGGCGGCACGTCTCCCAGCCAGCGCATCACCTATCGGGCCGCAGACGGCGAGCAGGTCGTTATCACCGGTTCGGATTCATTCAAGACTTGGGAAAAAGTCAGCGGCGACACTTGGAAACTGGTCCTGCCGAATTCCTATTTCGGCGCCTTCAACCCCTATGCCGAAAAGGTCCACGGCGATTGGTTTAGTGACCAGGGACGCGGCCACCACCGCGGCAATGTGTATCGGAGCGGCAAGTGGCTGGCCGAAGCCCCCAATCTCGATGCCGTGATGAAGCCTGCGGGGGAAAACCCGATGTGGTTCGCGACGGTGGATGGCGTCGCCGCCGATGGTCCGCTGTATTTGATGAACATCGTTACCATCAAGCCGGAAACGGGCATCGCGGTAACCGCGAGCAAGGCGACGCAACGCAAGGGCACGCGGAACGCCCTGTGTTCCGAGGGGGGCGAATGCGTCGGATTCATTTCTCAAGGCGATTGGTTGCGATACGACGGTGTGGACTTCGGGGCCGAGACCAGCAAAGTTACCATTCGCGCGGCCGCGAATTCCAATGCGGGTGGTGTGATCGAACTTCGCGACGGCCGTTTCGACGGTCCGCTGCTGGGAATCTGTGAGGTTCAGCCGACGGGCGATTGGCAGAAGTGGCAGGACTTCACGGCCGCATTCCAATCGACTCAAGTCGTGAAGAATCTCTATTTGGTCTTCAAGTCTCTCCCGGCAGCAAAGGCCGAGACAAAGAGCCTATCCGAGAACCGGCCACGGAGAGGGGAACATGCACATTTTGCTCCCCGACCTTCTCAAGATGGTGCCGGGCCACAAAATGAGCCAATCCCCGACGACTCTCGATCAGGCTCTAATGCGGCCAACAAAAACACCACGATTTACGCACAGTTCCCCGGAGTCGATCCCAATGAGGGCGCCGTTGAAGTGTGTATTCGCCCGACCGTGTTCACCCCGGAAAAGACCAACATCGACTACATCACCATTCGCGGATTCGAGTTGCGCAATGCAGCCACCAATTGGGCGGCTCCCACCATGGGGCAGGTCGGACTCATCACCGCCTATTGGTGCAAGGGTTGGATCATCGAGGACAACGAAATCTGCTATTCCCGCTGCGGTGGCGTTGCGTTGGGCAAGTATTCAGACCAATGGGACGGCGCGCGTGGCACCACCGAAGGTTACTACCTCACGATTGAGGACGCGCTGAATGAAGATGGCTGGTCCAGGGACATGATCGGCTCGCACGTCGTTCGCAATAACCATATCCACCACTGCGGCGAGGTTGGCATCGTCGGCAGTCTGGGCTGCGCGTTCAGCCGCGTCGAGGGCAACGACATCCATGACTGCAACATGCAGGGCATCTGGGGAGGCGCCGAAATGGCGGGCATTAAATTTCACGGTGCCATCGATGTCGTCATTACCAACAATCACATCCATCACAACGGTCACGTGGGCGGACTGTGGCTCGATTGGATGGCGCAAGGCACCCAGATCACGCACAATCTGTTTCACGACAATCAGGGCCACGACCTGTTTACCGAGGTGGACCACGGCCCGTTTCTTGTGGCCAACAACCTCTTTCTCTCACCCGGCGCCTACCTCACCAACTCCGAGGGAGCCGCTTTCGCTCACAACCTTGTCGCCGGCGAGCTACATATTATTCCTGATAGCCGTCGTACACCGTTTATGAAGGCTCACAGCACCGAAACCATCGGCTTGCATAACTGTCCGGTGGGCGATGCTCGCTGGTACAACAACATTCTCGCCCGCGGTGCTAACCTGGGTGGATACAACCAGGCCGGCCCGGACTGGCCCTGCTTGATGGAAGGCAACTTGTTCGCCAAAGGCGGAACGCCTTCGAGATTTGAAACCAACTCGGTCGTCAAATCCGACTTCGACATCGGTGCGCGACTTACTCAAAAAGACGACGGCTGGTATCTGCAACTCAAGACCGACCCCAACTGGGCCGTGGAAACGAAACGTCAGCTCGTGACGACCGAACTGCTGGGCAAAGCAGTCGTCCCGAATCAGGGATTCACCAATCCCGACGATTCACCACTAAAAATCGACACCGACTACTTTGGACAAAAGCAAGATGCGACAAATCCATTTCCCGGCCCGTTTAAAACCCCTGTCACCGGCGAGATCAAAGTCTGGCCGAAACCATGA
- a CDS encoding glycoside hydrolase N-terminal domain-containing protein, protein MTVGNGRLGAMLFGGVRNERIQFNKIRLWGGLNDWRTAIAQDLRTAAARVRG, encoded by the coding sequence TTGACCGTCGGCAACGGGCGGTTGGGCGCAATGCTCTTTGGCGGCGTGCGGAACGAGCGGATTCAGTTCAACAAGATCAGACTTTGGGGCGGGCTGAATGATTGGAGGACTGCGATAGCCCAGGACTTGCGGACAGCGGCGGCAAGGGTGCGGGGGTAG
- the tadA gene encoding Flp pilus assembly complex ATPase component TadA: MGRMQTFDTLRQQLLSLDAGSEQYATHFVETVLAVAHQLDASDVHFLPTGDGLSLSARIDGVLQPVGQFPTGKVSDVVARLKVRADLLTYRTDLPQEGRVRGEMLSGEIRVSTFPTLHGEKAVIRLFAAETKFQFVEHLGLPSSIESRLAKLSVGRLSAVRAQAARGCRWRGRDGRFSRSASWCDFQKNFLRGKEAAGEVRLFSSAVKVFAAFISGSFPGGCAKNWQAEAKWIGNLRVFLKFEGWRGSMENKGVAAGFWLLDVF; the protein is encoded by the coding sequence ATGGGACGCATGCAGACCTTTGACACGCTCCGACAGCAACTCCTTTCGCTCGATGCCGGATCCGAGCAATACGCGACGCATTTCGTCGAAACCGTGCTGGCCGTCGCCCACCAACTGGACGCCAGCGACGTGCATTTCTTGCCGACCGGCGATGGCCTCAGCCTATCGGCCCGCATCGACGGCGTCCTGCAACCCGTCGGCCAATTCCCCACCGGTAAAGTGAGCGACGTCGTCGCCCGATTGAAAGTGCGGGCCGACTTGCTCACCTATCGTACGGATCTGCCGCAAGAAGGGCGTGTTCGCGGCGAAATGCTCTCCGGCGAAATCCGCGTCAGCACCTTTCCCACGCTCCACGGCGAGAAAGCCGTGATCCGGCTGTTTGCCGCCGAAACAAAGTTCCAGTTCGTCGAGCATCTCGGATTGCCGTCGTCGATCGAATCTCGGCTGGCGAAACTCTCGGTAGGACGCCTCTCCGCGGTTCGTGCTCAAGCTGCTCGCGGTTGCCGCTGGCGAGGTCGCGATGGGCGTTTTTCGCGGTCGGCGTCATGGTGCGATTTTCAAAAAAATTTTTTGCGTGGAAAAGAAGCAGCGGGAGAAGTGCGACTTTTCTCGAGCGCCGTGAAGGTTTTCGCGGCATTCATTTCCGGTTCATTTCCGGGGGGGTGCGCAAAAAACTGGCAGGCGGAAGCGAAATGGATCGGGAATTTACGAGTGTTTTTGAAGTTTGAGGGGTGGCGAGGGTCGATGGAAAATAAGGGGGTGGCGGCTGGCTTCTGGCTGCTGGATGTTTTTTGA